The following coding sequences are from one Streptomyces sp. V3I7 window:
- a CDS encoding acyl-CoA dehydrogenase family protein — protein MSDRAPQPVERELPTDEARDLISLVRDIAQHEIAPKAAAEEDAGHFPREVFTLLSESGLLGLPYDSEYGGGEQPYEVYLQVLEELAAARLTVGLGVSVHTLASYGLATYGTKQQQVEHLPAMLGGGLLGAYCLSEPSSGSDAASLRTKAVRDGDEWVITGTKAWITHGGIADFYTVMARTGEDGPRGITAFLVPGDAEGLSAAAPEKKMGMKGSPTAQVHFDGVRVSDERRLGEEGQGFAIALSALDSGRLGIAACAIGVAQAALNEAVAYAAGRQQFGHPISDFQGLRFMLADMATQIEAGRALYLAAARLRDAGRPFAKLAAMAKLHCTDTAMKVTTDAVQVLGGYGYTADFPVERYMREAKVLQIVEGTNQIQRMVIARHLAGPEGR, from the coding sequence GCTGCCCACCGACGAGGCCAGGGACCTGATCTCGCTCGTCCGCGACATCGCCCAGCACGAGATCGCCCCGAAGGCGGCCGCCGAGGAGGACGCCGGGCACTTCCCGCGCGAGGTCTTCACTCTCCTGTCGGAGTCCGGACTGCTCGGCCTCCCCTACGACTCCGAGTACGGCGGCGGCGAGCAGCCGTACGAGGTCTACCTCCAGGTTCTCGAGGAACTCGCCGCGGCCCGCCTCACCGTCGGCCTCGGCGTCAGCGTGCACACCCTCGCCTCCTACGGCCTCGCCACCTACGGCACCAAGCAGCAGCAGGTCGAGCACCTGCCCGCCATGCTCGGCGGCGGCCTGCTCGGCGCGTACTGCCTGTCCGAGCCGTCCTCCGGCTCGGACGCCGCCTCGTTGCGCACCAAGGCCGTGCGGGACGGCGACGAGTGGGTGATCACCGGCACCAAGGCCTGGATCACGCATGGTGGCATCGCCGACTTCTACACCGTCATGGCGCGCACCGGCGAGGACGGCCCGCGCGGGATCACCGCGTTCCTGGTCCCCGGTGACGCCGAGGGCCTGAGCGCCGCCGCCCCCGAGAAGAAGATGGGCATGAAGGGCTCGCCCACCGCGCAGGTCCACTTCGACGGCGTGCGCGTGTCCGACGAGCGGCGCCTCGGTGAGGAGGGGCAGGGCTTCGCCATCGCCCTCTCCGCGCTCGACTCGGGCCGGCTCGGCATCGCCGCCTGCGCGATCGGCGTGGCCCAGGCCGCGCTGAACGAGGCGGTCGCCTACGCCGCCGGCCGGCAGCAGTTCGGGCACCCGATCTCCGACTTCCAGGGCCTGCGCTTCATGCTCGCCGACATGGCGACCCAGATAGAGGCGGGCCGGGCGCTGTACCTCGCGGCCGCCCGGCTGCGCGACGCCGGCCGGCCGTTCGCCAAGCTGGCGGCCATGGCCAAGCTGCACTGCACCGACACGGCGATGAAGGTGACCACCGACGCCGTCCAGGTCCTCGGCGGCTACGGCTACACCGCCGACTTCCCCGTCGAGCGCTACATGCGCGAGGCCAAGGTCCTGCAGATCGTCGAGGGCACCAACCAGATCCAGCGGATGGTCATCGCCCGTCACCTGGCGGGGCCTGAGGGCCGCTGA